In Glycine max cultivar Williams 82 chromosome 7, Glycine_max_v4.0, whole genome shotgun sequence, a single window of DNA contains:
- the LOC100804052 gene encoding uncharacterized protein isoform X1, with protein MSKKKVSGNTMTLKDFHGGSIPSDLPLPSAPGVTVRTSDRSGFDRPSAWGMPMGRSDHWSRPHTSPATRHYDDKTPFLSNTAPIGRNFDEDERKPLDGGSVPRRTISDESIRGGPPPRVEVRPPEYGLGGSSLGRQVAPVSQTPVGAGNSYSARLTEAVHVGMNPLSLGGSKEQGTAGDGGGYPNVWSMRKEVASAVEPEQPAWSSASAASKLAHASALEKVSSGRWQSKAVHYQTDAEVVRSPELENRPRVNGVGAYSRMDAVGEKEYYDAMLARHTERGLGIDNQMQGGRNELLNYERSRVSRYSDVRPTSAPHHSGGVQLARNDGKIVGSDLQHRMPSEPTERHKLKLLPRAKPVESSEPAVMDYAQGNRHVNDSGHVETVYQAHGHANFVKPVSAGTDSGKDSGQRPKLNLKPRSQPIEQLDGNSERDRNVLFGGARPRELVLKERGIDDVAINNYDVVEHSNRVENNISRVEKLPDHSTQTRYGEKTEDAHLDQKTGRKPERKEQRVDGERAHAQRRNWRGDTRRNGKESNRQPPALERQPSPETWRKPAEQQPKSAPGAAGTRYGRAASAVELAQAFSKSVSDPKVNDKFSGQRGLNTGNSRTQVPFSRLVGPTSRPQINGY; from the exons ATGTCGAAGAAGAAAGTTAGCGGCAACACCATGACGCTGAAGGACTTCCATGGCGGTTCTATTCCCTCTGATCTCCCTCTACCTTCTGCTCCTGGCGT GACTGTGAGGACTTCAGATCGTTCTGGTTTTGATCGGCCGTCGGCGTGGGGGATGCCGATGGGGCGATCGGATCATTGGTCTCGGCCGCACACGTCACCCGCGACTAGACATTATGATGACAAAACCCCGTTTCTGTCTAACACTGCCCCAATTGGCAGGAATTTTGATGAGGATGAGAGGAAGCCCCTTGATGGTGGTTCGGTGCCGCGTAGGACAATCAGTGATGAGAGCATCCGTGGTGGTCCACCTCCTCGTGTTGAGGTGAGGCCACCGGAGTATGGACTGGGAGGGAGTTCATTGGGCAGGCAAGTGGCTCCAGTGTCTCAAACTCCTGTTGGGGCAGGCAATTCATACTCTGCAAGGCTCACTGAAGCGGTGCATGTGGGAATGAATCCTCTAAGTTTAGGAGGTAGTAAGGAGCAGGGAACTGCAGGTGATGGTGGTGGTTATCCGAATGTGTGGTCAATGAGGAAAGAAGTGGCAAGTGCTGTTGAGCCAGAGCAACCGGCTTGGTCTAGTGCTAGTGCTGCTTCCAAGTTGGCTCATGCGAGTGCTCTTGAGAAGGTATCTTCTGGTAGATGGCAGTCAAAGGCTGTACATTATCAGACAGATGCTGAGGTGGTTAGATCTCCTGAATTGGAGAATAGACCACGTGTTAATGGCGTTGGTGCCTATAGTAGGATGGATGCAGTGGGTGAAAAGGAGTATTATGATGCAATGCTAGCTAGACACACTGAAAGGGGCTTAGGCATTGATAATCAGATGCAAGGTGGTAGGAATGAGTTACTAAATTATGAAAGGTCCAGGGTTTCCCGGTATTCAGATGTACGACCGACAAGTGCACCTCATCACTCTGGTGGGGTTCAGCTGGCTCGAAATGATGGCAAAATTGTTGGGTCTGATTTGCAGCACCGTATGCCTTCTGAACCAACTGAGCGACATAAACTGAAGTTGCTACCAAGGGCAAAGCCAGTGGAAAGTTCAGAACCTGCTGTCATGGATTATGCACAG GGTAATCGTCATGTTAATGATTCTGGCCATGTTGAAACCGTTTATCAGGCCCACGGCCATGCCAATTTTGTGAAGCCTGTATCAGCTGGGACTGACAGTGGGAAAGACTCAGGACAGCGCCCGAAACTGAATTTGAAGCCTCGGTCTCAGCCCATTGAACAGCTGGACGGAAACAGTGAAAGAGACAG GAATGTTTTATTTGGTGGAGCTCGCCCACGTGAACTA GTATTGAAGGAGCGAGGGATTGATGATGTTGCAATCAACAATTATGATGTGGTTGAGCATTCAAACAG GGTTGAAAACAATATTTCGAGGGTTGAGAAACTTCCTGACCATTCAACCCAGACTCGATATGGTGAAAAGACTGAGGACGCTCATCTTGATCAAAAGACAGGCAGAAAACCCGAAAGAAAGGAGCAAAGGGTAGATGGTGAAAGGGCTCATGCACAGAGGAGAAATTGGCGGGGTGATACTCGGAGAAACGGGAAGGAGAGCAATAGGCAGCCGCCGGCCCTTGAGAGGCAACCTTCACCTGAGACATGGCGTAAGCCTGCTGAGCAGCAGCCAAAATCAGCTCCAGGTGCTGCTGGCACACGGTATGGTAGAGCAGCTTCAGCGGTCGAACTTGCACAAGCATTCTCCAAATCTGTATCAGATCCAAAAGTAAATGATAAGTTTTCAGGTCAAAGGGGTCTGAACACTGGCAACAGCAGGACACAAGTGCCATTTTCACGGCTTGTTGGTCCTACATCAAGACCTCAGATCAATggttattaa
- the LOC100804052 gene encoding uncharacterized protein isoform X2 — MSKKKVSGNTMTLKDFHGGSIPSDLPLPSAPGVTVRTSDRSGFDRPSAWGMPMGRSDHWSRPHTSPATRHYDDKTPFLSNTAPIGRNFDEDERKPLDGGSVPRRTISDESIRGGPPPRVEVRPPEYGLGGSSLGRQVAPVSQTPVGAGNSYSARLTEAVHVGMNPLSLGGSKEQGTAGDGGGYPNVWSMRKEVASAVEPEQPAWSSASAASKLAHASALEKVSSGRWQSKAVHYQTDAEVVRSPELENRPRVNGVGAYSRMDAVGEKEYYDAMLARHTERGLGIDNQMQGGRNELLNYERSRVSRYSDVRPTSAPHHSGGVQLARNDGKIVGSDLQHRMPSEPTERHKLKLLPRAKPVESSEPAVMDYAQAHGHANFVKPVSAGTDSGKDSGQRPKLNLKPRSQPIEQLDGNSERDRNVLFGGARPRELVLKERGIDDVAINNYDVVEHSNRVENNISRVEKLPDHSTQTRYGEKTEDAHLDQKTGRKPERKEQRVDGERAHAQRRNWRGDTRRNGKESNRQPPALERQPSPETWRKPAEQQPKSAPGAAGTRYGRAASAVELAQAFSKSVSDPKVNDKFSGQRGLNTGNSRTQVPFSRLVGPTSRPQINGY, encoded by the exons ATGTCGAAGAAGAAAGTTAGCGGCAACACCATGACGCTGAAGGACTTCCATGGCGGTTCTATTCCCTCTGATCTCCCTCTACCTTCTGCTCCTGGCGT GACTGTGAGGACTTCAGATCGTTCTGGTTTTGATCGGCCGTCGGCGTGGGGGATGCCGATGGGGCGATCGGATCATTGGTCTCGGCCGCACACGTCACCCGCGACTAGACATTATGATGACAAAACCCCGTTTCTGTCTAACACTGCCCCAATTGGCAGGAATTTTGATGAGGATGAGAGGAAGCCCCTTGATGGTGGTTCGGTGCCGCGTAGGACAATCAGTGATGAGAGCATCCGTGGTGGTCCACCTCCTCGTGTTGAGGTGAGGCCACCGGAGTATGGACTGGGAGGGAGTTCATTGGGCAGGCAAGTGGCTCCAGTGTCTCAAACTCCTGTTGGGGCAGGCAATTCATACTCTGCAAGGCTCACTGAAGCGGTGCATGTGGGAATGAATCCTCTAAGTTTAGGAGGTAGTAAGGAGCAGGGAACTGCAGGTGATGGTGGTGGTTATCCGAATGTGTGGTCAATGAGGAAAGAAGTGGCAAGTGCTGTTGAGCCAGAGCAACCGGCTTGGTCTAGTGCTAGTGCTGCTTCCAAGTTGGCTCATGCGAGTGCTCTTGAGAAGGTATCTTCTGGTAGATGGCAGTCAAAGGCTGTACATTATCAGACAGATGCTGAGGTGGTTAGATCTCCTGAATTGGAGAATAGACCACGTGTTAATGGCGTTGGTGCCTATAGTAGGATGGATGCAGTGGGTGAAAAGGAGTATTATGATGCAATGCTAGCTAGACACACTGAAAGGGGCTTAGGCATTGATAATCAGATGCAAGGTGGTAGGAATGAGTTACTAAATTATGAAAGGTCCAGGGTTTCCCGGTATTCAGATGTACGACCGACAAGTGCACCTCATCACTCTGGTGGGGTTCAGCTGGCTCGAAATGATGGCAAAATTGTTGGGTCTGATTTGCAGCACCGTATGCCTTCTGAACCAACTGAGCGACATAAACTGAAGTTGCTACCAAGGGCAAAGCCAGTGGAAAGTTCAGAACCTGCTGTCATGGATTATGCACAG GCCCACGGCCATGCCAATTTTGTGAAGCCTGTATCAGCTGGGACTGACAGTGGGAAAGACTCAGGACAGCGCCCGAAACTGAATTTGAAGCCTCGGTCTCAGCCCATTGAACAGCTGGACGGAAACAGTGAAAGAGACAG GAATGTTTTATTTGGTGGAGCTCGCCCACGTGAACTA GTATTGAAGGAGCGAGGGATTGATGATGTTGCAATCAACAATTATGATGTGGTTGAGCATTCAAACAG GGTTGAAAACAATATTTCGAGGGTTGAGAAACTTCCTGACCATTCAACCCAGACTCGATATGGTGAAAAGACTGAGGACGCTCATCTTGATCAAAAGACAGGCAGAAAACCCGAAAGAAAGGAGCAAAGGGTAGATGGTGAAAGGGCTCATGCACAGAGGAGAAATTGGCGGGGTGATACTCGGAGAAACGGGAAGGAGAGCAATAGGCAGCCGCCGGCCCTTGAGAGGCAACCTTCACCTGAGACATGGCGTAAGCCTGCTGAGCAGCAGCCAAAATCAGCTCCAGGTGCTGCTGGCACACGGTATGGTAGAGCAGCTTCAGCGGTCGAACTTGCACAAGCATTCTCCAAATCTGTATCAGATCCAAAAGTAAATGATAAGTTTTCAGGTCAAAGGGGTCTGAACACTGGCAACAGCAGGACACAAGTGCCATTTTCACGGCTTGTTGGTCCTACATCAAGACCTCAGATCAATggttattaa